One region of Kytococcus sedentarius DSM 20547 genomic DNA includes:
- a CDS encoding tetratricopeptide repeat protein produces MTDATVRVTEVRLLEGPNLYYPRAAVKVMLSAPGISAASRQDCLRVAQALGMKRTAPGQPDSEQRQRFLVRLARRVLRTLGQHAGLGGITARGRDGAEWGDITIAFRWWRQGTGQAMGEALGPLLNALWQAPQDVDRLFAEHAATVRGTDPGRRPNVVRPTVPVASITGTNGKTTTTRILAHIAMTAGKVTAWSSTDGVLRQGAWLVKGDYSGPSGARTALESGGVEIGILETARGGLLQKGMGVPVNDVSVVTNVSADHLGTHGIDTLDQLAEVKGIVTHVTKPEGWSVLNGDDPRVWAMRHSATGRIWCFSLDPSSPALREAVESGGRGMTVLDNSVALVSGVGDPEHLVPLADVPMTLGGLSRHNVANVLAAAAAALGLGLPREAVVEGLRTFMPDRTLNPARMNTYRWRVADGWATIVCDLAHNEAGVEAVLEVADGLRLPGSDIHITLGGLGDRTDEILESMGVIAGRGADKTHLVTKDHYLRGRTADDVFGHMRAGLASVGAVPAATWPDEVSAMAGVTELLHDGDVLAFTLHDMRDAVMQWLDDHGAQPLTPRQIASLVRRSRGEHELDANFAAAAEAPADQRVAVMEQLVSEHEDDPRVRFELARALDAAGRGEEAIPQHEEALHRGLREPQRFVSLMERALAAHTAGRHEQAFVWATELSERYDDSTAAAALAVLTGAEAGRTQEASRSAAQWMLGHSVTPRDWEFTDRLGGTRQG; encoded by the coding sequence ATGACTGACGCCACCGTCCGGGTCACCGAGGTCCGCCTCCTCGAGGGTCCCAACCTGTACTACCCGCGCGCCGCCGTGAAGGTGATGCTCTCGGCGCCCGGGATCTCGGCCGCGAGCCGTCAGGACTGCCTGCGGGTGGCCCAGGCCCTGGGCATGAAGCGCACGGCGCCGGGCCAGCCCGACAGCGAGCAGCGCCAGCGCTTCCTGGTGCGCCTCGCGCGCCGGGTCCTGCGCACCCTCGGCCAGCACGCCGGGCTCGGTGGCATCACCGCCCGGGGCCGTGACGGCGCCGAGTGGGGCGACATCACCATCGCCTTCCGGTGGTGGCGGCAGGGGACCGGGCAGGCGATGGGGGAGGCACTGGGCCCGCTGCTGAACGCACTGTGGCAGGCCCCGCAGGACGTGGACCGGCTGTTCGCGGAGCACGCTGCCACCGTGCGCGGGACCGACCCGGGCCGCCGCCCGAACGTGGTGCGCCCCACGGTCCCGGTCGCGTCGATCACCGGCACCAACGGCAAGACGACGACCACCCGCATCCTCGCCCACATCGCGATGACGGCGGGCAAGGTCACCGCCTGGTCCTCCACCGACGGCGTGCTGCGCCAGGGGGCGTGGCTCGTGAAGGGCGACTACTCCGGGCCCAGCGGGGCGCGGACGGCCCTGGAGTCCGGCGGGGTGGAGATCGGCATCCTCGAGACCGCCCGCGGTGGCCTGCTCCAGAAGGGGATGGGCGTCCCGGTGAATGACGTCTCGGTGGTCACGAACGTCTCCGCCGACCACCTGGGCACCCACGGCATCGACACCCTGGACCAGCTGGCGGAGGTCAAGGGCATCGTCACGCACGTGACCAAGCCGGAGGGCTGGTCGGTGCTGAACGGGGACGACCCCCGCGTCTGGGCGATGCGCCACAGCGCCACGGGGCGCATCTGGTGCTTCTCGCTCGACCCCAGCTCACCGGCGCTGCGCGAGGCCGTGGAGTCCGGCGGCCGCGGCATGACCGTCCTGGACAACAGCGTGGCCTTGGTCAGCGGCGTGGGTGACCCCGAGCACCTGGTGCCGCTCGCGGACGTCCCGATGACGCTGGGCGGCTTGTCGCGACACAACGTCGCGAACGTGCTGGCCGCAGCGGCTGCCGCCCTGGGCCTCGGCCTCCCGCGCGAGGCCGTGGTGGAGGGGCTGCGCACCTTCATGCCCGACCGCACCCTGAACCCGGCGCGGATGAACACCTACCGGTGGAGGGTGGCTGACGGGTGGGCCACGATCGTCTGCGACCTCGCGCACAACGAGGCCGGCGTCGAGGCGGTCCTCGAGGTCGCCGACGGCCTGCGCCTGCCGGGCTCGGACATCCACATCACCCTGGGCGGACTGGGTGACCGCACGGACGAGATCCTGGAGTCGATGGGGGTGATCGCCGGCCGCGGAGCCGACAAGACCCACCTGGTGACCAAGGACCACTACCTGCGCGGGCGCACCGCCGACGACGTGTTCGGCCACATGCGCGCCGGTCTGGCCAGCGTGGGGGCAGTGCCCGCCGCCACCTGGCCCGACGAGGTCTCGGCGATGGCCGGGGTGACCGAGCTGCTGCACGACGGCGACGTGCTGGCCTTCACCCTGCACGACATGCGCGACGCGGTGATGCAGTGGCTGGACGACCACGGTGCGCAGCCCCTGACGCCCCGCCAGATCGCCTCACTGGTGCGCCGCTCCCGCGGGGAGCACGAGCTCGACGCGAACTTCGCCGCCGCGGCCGAGGCCCCGGCCGACCAGCGCGTCGCGGTGATGGAGCAGCTGGTCTCCGAGCACGAGGACGACCCGCGCGTGCGCTTCGAGCTCGCCCGGGCCCTGGATGCGGCCGGACGCGGCGAGGAGGCCATCCCCCAGCACGAGGAGGCCCTGCACCGGGGACTGCGCGAGCCGCAGCGCTTCGTGAGCCTCATGGAGCGGGCCCTGGCCGCGCACACGGCCGGCCGTCACGAGCAGGCCTTCGTGTGGGCCACCGAGCTCTCGGAGCGATACGACGACTCCACCGCGGCCGCTGCCCTCGCCGTGCTCACCGGCGCCGAGGCCGGGCGGACCCAGGAGGCATCGCGCAGCGCGGCCCAGTGGATGCTGGGACACAGCGTGACCCCGCGTGACTGGGAGTTCACCGACCGGCTCGGCGGCACGCGCCAGGGCTGA
- the cphA gene encoding cyanophycin synthetase, giving the protein MSQTTTPQTTAQNGPEPTLRIVSAKAYRGANLWSYKQAMQFVVDLGALEEYPSNTIDGFTDRLLEMLPGLHEHGCSLGRPGGFVERLHEGTWMGHIAEHVALQLQNRAGHRVTRGKTRSVPGHPGRYNMIFAYLEERLGRAAGEFAVRIVNHAVDPAAAPLDFEHEMDEFLLLAQRVAFGPSTQAILDEAESRDIPWIRLNNASFVQLGQGVHAQRIRATMTSRTSALAVDVAGDKSMTTTLLSGAGLPVPRSQTTRDKEMAVELAESTGYPVVVKPLDGNHGRGVCLNLQNADEVREGFDTAVAQSRRGVVVVESYVIGKDYRFLVVGGKLAAVAERVPAQVVGDGEHTVAELVDIANTDPRRGVGHEKVLTRITIDRAAEHYLDEQGHSPTSVPAAGEVVFIVRTGNMSTGGISIDRTWEAHPDNIDIAEEAARIVGLDIAGIDFMCPDITQSVSEVGGAIVEVNAAPGFRMHTHPTEGEPQFIAKPVLDLLFPPGSRARVPIVAVTGTNGKTTTSRMVGHIMRGSGHHVGMTSTDGVVIDERLVIKRDASGPKSARTVLQHPRVDFAVLEVARGGIIREGLGFDRTDVAVVTNVTADHLGLGGVDTVEQLAEIKSVIVSAVPRSGYAVLNADDPLVRDMRHRCRGQVVWFSLAEPGSKERNFIDRRLLRGGRAVLLEQTERGERIVLAEGKRWMPLTWTHTIPATYGGAARFNVANAMAAAGAAWSAGAPLHDIRAGLRSFAPDYYLSPGRLNRVEVNGAEVYVDYAHNPAGLQALSEFVANRAMSLAEGGEEPQRIVVLGAAGDRRDSDVRELGEVAAQQFDTVVIREDENLRRREPGEAAGLIREGVDAAVAAGARATTVIEEWDEVQACKVAMSHANPGDIVAMAVDQHADVMRALEEFTHRAQPAPKDGGLMVADPDLS; this is encoded by the coding sequence ATGAGCCAGACGACCACCCCCCAGACGACCGCGCAGAACGGTCCGGAGCCCACGTTGCGGATCGTCTCCGCCAAGGCCTACCGCGGCGCGAACCTGTGGTCCTACAAGCAGGCCATGCAGTTCGTCGTGGACCTCGGCGCCCTCGAGGAGTACCCGTCCAACACCATCGACGGGTTCACCGACCGCCTGCTGGAGATGCTGCCCGGCCTGCACGAGCACGGCTGCTCGCTGGGCCGTCCCGGTGGCTTCGTGGAGCGCCTGCACGAGGGCACGTGGATGGGGCACATCGCCGAGCACGTGGCCCTGCAGCTGCAGAACCGGGCCGGCCACCGCGTGACCCGCGGCAAGACCCGTTCGGTGCCGGGCCACCCCGGCCGCTACAACATGATCTTCGCCTACCTGGAGGAGCGGCTCGGCCGCGCCGCCGGGGAGTTCGCCGTCCGGATCGTCAACCACGCCGTGGACCCGGCGGCGGCGCCGCTGGACTTCGAGCACGAGATGGACGAGTTCCTGCTGCTGGCCCAGCGGGTGGCCTTCGGACCCTCCACGCAGGCCATCCTCGACGAGGCCGAGTCGCGTGACATCCCGTGGATCCGGCTGAACAACGCCAGCTTCGTGCAACTTGGCCAGGGCGTCCACGCCCAGCGCATCCGCGCGACCATGACCTCGCGCACGTCCGCCCTGGCCGTCGACGTTGCCGGGGACAAGTCGATGACCACGACGCTGCTCTCCGGCGCCGGCCTGCCAGTGCCCCGGTCGCAGACCACCCGCGACAAGGAGATGGCCGTCGAGCTGGCCGAGTCCACCGGCTACCCGGTGGTCGTCAAGCCCCTGGACGGCAACCACGGCCGCGGCGTCTGCCTCAACCTGCAGAACGCCGACGAGGTGCGTGAGGGCTTCGACACCGCCGTGGCCCAGAGCCGCCGTGGCGTGGTCGTCGTCGAGTCCTACGTGATCGGCAAGGACTACCGCTTCCTGGTGGTCGGCGGGAAGCTGGCCGCCGTGGCCGAGCGCGTCCCGGCGCAGGTCGTCGGCGACGGCGAGCACACCGTGGCCGAGCTGGTCGACATCGCGAACACCGACCCCCGCCGTGGCGTCGGGCACGAGAAGGTGCTCACCCGCATCACCATCGACCGTGCGGCCGAGCACTACCTGGACGAGCAGGGGCACTCGCCGACCTCCGTCCCCGCCGCCGGTGAGGTCGTGTTCATCGTGCGCACCGGCAACATGTCGACCGGTGGCATCTCCATCGACCGCACGTGGGAGGCGCACCCGGACAACATCGACATCGCCGAGGAGGCCGCCCGCATCGTCGGGTTGGACATCGCCGGCATCGACTTCATGTGCCCGGACATCACGCAGTCGGTCTCCGAGGTCGGTGGCGCGATCGTCGAGGTGAATGCGGCCCCCGGTTTCCGCATGCACACCCACCCCACCGAGGGCGAGCCGCAGTTCATCGCCAAGCCGGTGCTCGACCTGCTCTTCCCCCCGGGCAGCCGGGCCCGGGTGCCGATCGTCGCCGTGACCGGCACCAACGGCAAGACCACCACCTCCCGCATGGTCGGCCACATCATGCGTGGCTCCGGCCACCACGTGGGCATGACCAGCACCGACGGCGTGGTCATCGACGAGCGCCTGGTGATCAAGCGCGACGCCTCCGGCCCCAAGTCGGCGCGGACGGTCCTGCAGCACCCGCGCGTGGACTTCGCGGTGCTCGAGGTCGCGCGCGGCGGCATCATCCGCGAGGGGCTGGGCTTCGACCGCACCGACGTCGCGGTGGTCACGAACGTGACCGCCGACCACCTCGGGCTGGGCGGTGTGGACACCGTCGAACAGCTCGCGGAGATCAAGAGCGTCATCGTCTCGGCCGTCCCCCGGTCGGGCTACGCGGTGCTGAACGCCGACGACCCGCTGGTGCGCGACATGCGCCACCGCTGCCGCGGCCAGGTGGTCTGGTTCTCGCTGGCCGAGCCGGGCAGCAAGGAGCGCAACTTCATCGACCGCCGCCTGCTGCGTGGTGGCCGCGCGGTGCTGCTGGAGCAGACCGAGCGCGGCGAGCGGATCGTGCTGGCCGAGGGCAAGCGGTGGATGCCGCTGACCTGGACCCACACCATCCCCGCCACCTACGGCGGCGCCGCCCGCTTCAACGTGGCCAACGCGATGGCCGCCGCCGGGGCCGCCTGGAGCGCCGGGGCGCCGCTGCACGACATCCGTGCGGGCCTGCGTTCCTTCGCGCCGGACTACTACCTCTCCCCCGGCCGCCTGAACCGGGTGGAGGTCAACGGTGCCGAGGTGTACGTGGACTACGCCCACAACCCGGCCGGCCTGCAGGCCCTCAGCGAGTTCGTCGCGAACCGCGCCATGAGCCTGGCCGAGGGCGGCGAGGAGCCGCAGCGCATCGTGGTGCTGGGCGCCGCCGGGGACCGCCGGGACTCCGACGTCCGGGAGCTCGGCGAGGTCGCCGCGCAGCAGTTCGACACGGTGGTGATCCGCGAGGACGAGAACCTGCGCCGCCGCGAGCCCGGTGAGGCCGCCGGCCTCATCCGCGAGGGTGTCGACGCCGCGGTGGCTGCCGGTGCCCGGGCCACGACCGTCATCGAGGAGTGGGACGAGGTGCAGGCCTGCAAGGTGGCGATGTCCCACGCCAACCCGGGCGACATCGTCGCCATGGCCGTCGACCAGCACGCCGACGTGATGCGGGCGCTGGAGGAGTTCACCCACCGGGCGCAGCCCGCCCCGAAGGACGGCGGTCTGATGGTGGCCGACCCCGACCTCAGCTGA
- a CDS encoding cyanophycinase has protein sequence MLIIGGAEDRRDMMKVHRRFVALAGRGEARAAVVPTASAFHREAGETYSTLFERLGAHHCDVVSPANRLDAHEDHWVEVLDNATGVFLTGGNQLKLSQFLVGTPVGEAIIRAHERGAVIGGTSAGASILSRHMISDGEEGLTPRQGVSKLTQGLGLVGDIILDQHFAERGRYGRLMSMVATSPSLMGIGIDEDTALELAEGTTADGAEIREFSVHGAGGVFLVDASRAMSDGHEAAPGAPLLLSGAIVHALPAGSLFDLNARRLVHFVEQHPQDDAVYSVRQQASEISQLERAAEDADAFDDEEVLEAAADVQRAQQTQLHLTRADDE, from the coding sequence ATGTTGATCATCGGTGGTGCCGAGGACCGCCGGGACATGATGAAGGTGCACCGCCGCTTCGTGGCCCTCGCGGGGCGCGGGGAGGCCCGGGCGGCGGTCGTGCCGACGGCCTCCGCATTCCACCGCGAGGCCGGCGAGACCTACTCGACCCTGTTCGAGCGGCTGGGTGCCCACCACTGTGACGTGGTGTCCCCGGCGAACCGGCTGGACGCCCACGAGGACCACTGGGTGGAGGTCCTGGACAACGCCACCGGCGTGTTCCTCACCGGCGGCAACCAGCTCAAGCTCAGCCAGTTCCTGGTCGGCACCCCGGTGGGCGAGGCGATCATCCGCGCCCACGAGCGGGGCGCCGTCATCGGCGGTACCTCGGCCGGCGCCTCGATCCTGAGCCGCCACATGATCTCCGACGGCGAGGAGGGCCTGACGCCTCGCCAGGGAGTCAGCAAGCTCACGCAGGGGCTCGGCCTGGTGGGCGACATCATCCTCGACCAGCACTTCGCCGAGCGGGGCCGCTACGGCCGCCTGATGTCGATGGTGGCGACCTCCCCGTCGCTGATGGGCATCGGCATCGACGAGGACACCGCCCTGGAGCTCGCCGAGGGCACCACCGCCGACGGCGCCGAGATCCGCGAGTTCAGCGTCCACGGTGCCGGCGGCGTGTTCCTGGTGGACGCCTCGCGGGCCATGTCGGACGGCCACGAGGCCGCCCCCGGTGCGCCCCTGCTGCTGTCCGGGGCCATCGTGCACGCCCTGCCCGCCGGGTCGCTGTTCGACCTGAACGCGCGCCGGTTGGTGCACTTCGTGGAGCAGCACCCGCAGGACGATGCGGTGTACTCAGTGCGCCAGCAGGCCTCGGAGATCTCCCAGCTCGAGCGGGCCGCCGAGGACGCGGACGCCTTCGACGACGAGGAAGTCCTCGAGGCGGCTGCGGACGTGCAGCGTGCCCAACAGACCCAGCTGCACCTGACGCGAGCGGATGACGAATGA
- a CDS encoding ABC transporter ATP-binding protein — MSDVLALADVTVRRGDRELLSHVDWEVEEGERWVVLGPNGAGKTTLLQVASARMHPTSGVVGILGEVLGTTDVFDLRPRIGLSSAALADRVPRGETVRDVVVTASWAVVGRWREEYDEVDAARADELLRTLGVAHLADRRFGTLSEGERKRVQIARALMTDPELMLLDEPAAGLDLGGREDLVERLGQLAQDLEAPAMVLVTHHVEEIPPGFSDVLMIRDGAVVAAGPITTTLTAENLSETFGLPVVLERHGERWTARAAEPGA, encoded by the coding sequence ATGAGCGACGTTCTGGCACTGGCGGACGTGACCGTGCGCCGCGGCGACCGCGAGCTGCTGTCGCACGTGGACTGGGAGGTCGAGGAGGGTGAGCGCTGGGTGGTGCTCGGCCCCAACGGCGCCGGCAAGACCACCCTGCTGCAGGTGGCCAGCGCGCGCATGCACCCGACCAGCGGCGTGGTGGGCATCCTCGGGGAGGTGCTGGGCACCACGGACGTGTTCGACCTGCGCCCCCGCATCGGGCTGTCGTCGGCCGCCCTCGCCGACCGGGTGCCCCGGGGGGAGACGGTCCGGGACGTGGTGGTCACCGCATCGTGGGCCGTCGTCGGGCGGTGGCGCGAGGAGTACGACGAGGTCGATGCCGCCCGCGCGGACGAGCTGCTGCGCACCCTGGGCGTGGCGCACCTGGCCGACCGGCGCTTCGGCACCCTCAGCGAGGGGGAGCGCAAGCGGGTGCAGATCGCCCGGGCGCTCATGACCGACCCCGAGCTGATGCTGCTCGACGAGCCCGCCGCGGGCCTGGACCTCGGCGGGCGGGAGGACCTGGTGGAGCGCCTCGGGCAGCTCGCGCAGGACCTCGAGGCCCCGGCGATGGTGCTGGTGACCCACCACGTGGAGGAGATCCCGCCCGGCTTCAGCGACGTGCTGATGATCCGTGACGGCGCCGTGGTGGCCGCCGGGCCGATCACCACGACGCTCACCGCCGAGAACCTCAGCGAGACCTTCGGGTTGCCCGTCGTCCTGGAGCGCCACGGCGAGCGCTGGACCGCCCGCGCGGCCGAGCCCGGCGCGTGA
- a CDS encoding sulfite exporter TauE/SafE family protein: MSPAELALVLGAGVVAGGINTVVGSGSLVTFPLLVALGLSPVAANISSKLGILPGGVSGTWGYRRELRDLRHLFGPLLATSAVGGLAGALLLLVLPSETFDAVVPVLIALAGVLVVAQPAIKRWVARRAQRTAAAGEQPPSSPEVTATPGATDVAPVALSLGLLAGVAAVGVYSGYFGAAQGVMYMAVLGVATHASMQQQNALKNLTALASNGMSALVFVVVAREHVDWLVVALLAGGSLVGGLLGARVARSLSPAVLRGIVALICLAAVISFVR, encoded by the coding sequence GTGAGCCCTGCGGAGCTCGCCCTGGTGCTGGGCGCCGGGGTGGTCGCCGGCGGCATCAACACCGTCGTGGGGTCGGGTTCGCTGGTGACCTTCCCGCTGCTCGTGGCCCTGGGGCTCAGCCCGGTGGCCGCGAACATCTCGAGCAAGCTCGGCATCCTGCCCGGTGGCGTCTCGGGCACCTGGGGCTACCGCCGGGAGCTGCGCGACCTGCGCCATCTGTTCGGGCCGCTGCTGGCGACCTCGGCCGTCGGTGGCCTCGCGGGGGCCCTGTTGCTCCTGGTGCTGCCCAGCGAGACCTTCGACGCGGTGGTGCCGGTCCTCATCGCCCTGGCCGGTGTGCTCGTGGTCGCCCAACCGGCGATCAAGCGGTGGGTGGCGCGGCGGGCGCAGCGCACCGCTGCCGCGGGTGAGCAGCCACCGTCCTCCCCGGAGGTCACCGCCACGCCGGGAGCCACCGACGTCGCACCGGTGGCGCTCTCGCTGGGCCTGCTGGCCGGGGTCGCCGCGGTCGGCGTCTACTCCGGCTACTTCGGCGCGGCGCAGGGCGTCATGTACATGGCCGTGCTGGGCGTGGCCACCCATGCGTCGATGCAGCAGCAGAACGCGCTGAAGAACCTCACGGCGCTGGCCTCCAACGGCATGAGCGCCCTGGTCTTCGTGGTCGTCGCCCGCGAGCACGTGGACTGGTTGGTGGTCGCGCTGCTCGCCGGTGGCTCGCTGGTCGGTGGCCTGCTGGGCGCCCGGGTGGCGCGTTCCCTCTCGCCGGCGGTCCTGCGCGGGATCGTCGCCCTGATCTGCCTGGCCGCCGTCATCTCGTTCGTCCGCTGA
- a CDS encoding TrmH family RNA methyltransferase, producing the protein MPIPLADPADPRVQDYFGLTDVALRRRLEPERGLYMAESEKVIRRALAAGHVPRSMLLTPRWVEDLAELVAEVEATGAPVYVAEPAVVESMTGFHLHRGALAAMQRPELPAVADLLGGARRVVVVEDVVDHTNVGAIFRSVAALGADAVLVTPRCADPLYRRSVRVSMGTVFQVPWTRIDPWPAGMAELQGAGFTVAALALRDDAVTMQQLAADPPERLALVLGTEGDGLAPQTVEGADLAVRIPMSGGVDSLNVAAASALALYALQPE; encoded by the coding sequence ATGCCGATCCCGCTGGCCGACCCGGCCGACCCCCGCGTGCAGGACTACTTCGGCCTGACCGACGTGGCCCTGCGCCGCCGGCTGGAGCCGGAGCGCGGGCTGTACATGGCCGAGTCCGAGAAGGTGATCCGCCGGGCCCTGGCAGCGGGCCACGTGCCCCGCTCGATGCTGCTCACGCCCCGGTGGGTGGAGGACCTCGCGGAGCTCGTGGCCGAGGTGGAGGCCACGGGGGCGCCGGTCTACGTGGCCGAGCCGGCGGTCGTCGAGTCCATGACCGGATTCCACCTGCACCGCGGCGCGCTGGCGGCCATGCAACGCCCCGAGCTGCCGGCGGTCGCCGACCTGCTGGGCGGTGCCCGCCGGGTGGTCGTGGTCGAGGACGTGGTCGACCACACCAACGTGGGTGCCATCTTCCGGTCCGTTGCCGCGCTCGGGGCCGATGCGGTGCTCGTCACCCCCCGCTGCGCGGACCCGCTCTACCGCCGCAGCGTGCGCGTCTCGATGGGGACGGTCTTCCAGGTGCCGTGGACCCGCATCGACCCGTGGCCCGCGGGCATGGCCGAGCTGCAGGGAGCCGGGTTCACGGTCGCGGCCCTCGCACTGCGCGACGACGCGGTGACCATGCAGCAGCTCGCCGCCGACCCGCCGGAGCGCCTCGCGCTGGTGCTGGGCACCGAGGGCGACGGCTTGGCCCCGCAGACCGTCGAGGGCGCCGACCTCGCGGTGCGCATCCCGATGAGCGGGGGAGTGGACTCCCTCAACGTGGCTGCCGCCAGCGCCCTGGCGCTGTACGCCCTGCAGCCGGAGTAG
- a CDS encoding DUF3037 domain-containing protein, whose protein sequence is MSAGPGEAAEGPTVGLAGGGRRALRTAPRIEGAPVLHDYQYAVIRCVPRVEREEFVNIGVVVHSRSAGVLDVATRLDAGRLRAFAPGLDLAAVERFLVTMDRVARSEPVPGGPPVEDLHTLAMRFGWLVAPRSTVVQTSGVHAGVSRDPAREAARLLERYCG, encoded by the coding sequence GTGAGCGCCGGGCCGGGCGAGGCCGCCGAGGGCCCCACGGTGGGTCTGGCCGGAGGGGGGCGTCGCGCGCTGCGGACGGCTCCCCGCATCGAGGGGGCACCGGTGCTGCACGACTACCAGTACGCGGTCATCCGGTGCGTGCCGCGGGTGGAGCGGGAGGAGTTCGTGAACATCGGGGTCGTGGTGCACTCGCGCTCGGCCGGGGTGCTCGACGTCGCGACGCGTCTGGACGCCGGGCGCCTGCGGGCCTTCGCCCCGGGGCTGGACCTCGCGGCCGTGGAGCGCTTCCTGGTGACCATGGACCGGGTGGCCCGCAGCGAGCCCGTGCCCGGCGGCCCCCCGGTGGAGGACCTGCACACCCTGGCCATGCGCTTCGGCTGGCTGGTGGCGCCGCGCTCGACGGTGGTGCAGACCTCGGGCGTGCACGCGGGGGTCTCGCGCGATCCAGCCCGCGAGGCGGCCCGGTTGCTGGAGCGCTACTGCGGGTGA
- a CDS encoding HipA family kinase — protein MSTTAWDPAAQLPRGTAVRYVTPLREGGSLPGVVEADDLGTYVMKFRSAGQGVKVLVAEVVVGELARQLGLPVPAMVALELPESLARYEPDEEVQDLLRASVGLNLGTDFLPGAMGYDGSTPPDPATAARVLWLDSFTANIDRTWSNPNLVVWHGEPWLIDHGAALYFHHAWPGTAAQAAPDPARFARQPFDATSHVLAAVAPDAPGTLASLHTELAPTIGDAVRAAVAAVPTEWLETTGGLPTTDAVREAYVDFLTARLAQAEHWLPTDDVLAAARANAVHGRAEARRTVEQHAARRIVRHGEETV, from the coding sequence ATGAGCACCACCGCCTGGGACCCGGCCGCCCAACTCCCCCGGGGCACGGCCGTTCGCTACGTGACCCCGCTGCGCGAGGGGGGCTCGCTGCCCGGCGTCGTGGAGGCCGACGACCTCGGCACCTACGTCATGAAGTTCCGCTCGGCTGGCCAGGGGGTGAAGGTGCTGGTGGCCGAGGTGGTCGTCGGGGAACTCGCTCGCCAGTTGGGACTGCCCGTCCCGGCGATGGTGGCCCTGGAGCTGCCCGAGTCGCTCGCCCGCTATGAGCCGGACGAGGAGGTGCAGGACCTGCTGCGCGCCTCGGTGGGCCTGAACCTGGGCACCGACTTCCTGCCCGGCGCGATGGGCTACGACGGCAGCACTCCCCCGGACCCCGCCACCGCGGCCCGCGTGCTGTGGCTGGATTCGTTCACCGCGAATATCGACCGCACCTGGAGCAACCCCAACCTGGTGGTGTGGCACGGCGAGCCCTGGCTGATCGACCACGGCGCCGCACTGTACTTCCACCACGCCTGGCCGGGCACGGCCGCCCAGGCCGCGCCCGACCCCGCGCGCTTCGCCCGGCAGCCGTTCGACGCGACCTCGCACGTGCTGGCCGCCGTGGCGCCGGACGCGCCGGGCACCCTGGCCTCCCTCCACACCGAACTCGCCCCCACCATCGGCGATGCGGTGCGCGCAGCGGTCGCCGCCGTGCCCACCGAGTGGCTCGAGACCACTGGGGGCCTGCCCACCACCGATGCGGTCCGCGAGGCCTACGTCGACTTCCTCACCGCCCGCCTCGCGCAGGCCGAGCACTGGCTGCCCACCGACGACGTGCTGGCGGCCGCCCGGGCGAACGCCGTGCACGGGCGCGCCGAGGCCCGCCGGACGGTCGAGCAGCACGCGGCACGCCGCATCGTGCGCCACGGCGAGGAGACGGTGTGA